TCCTACTTTAACCTCTATACCATTAGCTCTTAAAATTTCAATGCCTTTTCCTGCTACTAAGGGATTAGGATCTTTCATCCCAATGATTACTTTTGAAATACCTTTCTCAATAATTTTATTTACGCAAGGAGGAGTTTTTCCAAAGTGAGAACAAGGCTCTAATGTAACATACATTGTAGCATCCTTCACATCTTCTATAGCATTATTAAAAGCATTAACTTCAGCATGAGGACCACCATAAAGTTCATGATAACCTTCTCCAATTATTTTTTCATCTTTTATTATTACTGCTCCCACTAAAGGATTTGGGCTAGTATATCCTTCACCTCTTTTAGAAATTTCTATGGCTCTTTTCATATGTTTTATCTCCATTTACTCCCTCCCAACTCTTATCATTAAAATATTCCTTTTTTATTATGTCCTTTCTTAAAACTATTAATTATTATATTATTTGAACAAAAAATAAAAGCTCTGAAGGTTCACCTTCAGAGCTTTATAAAAATCATATATTATATATAAACACATCACAATAATATATAAACTTATATTTATTAATTATATCTTCTTCCATCCAGACTTTACTGTCGGTCTTGGAATTTCACCAAGTCAGCCATATTTTCATATGGGTCGCGGACTTTACCGCCGGTCGGGAATTTCACCCTGCCCTGAAGATCTTATTTAATTTTATGTTTAAAATATATCATTGTTAATTGGTTTTTGTCAAGGCAAATCTTAAAAAAGTTAGCTGTTATTATATTGTATCTTCATTTCTAAACTCTAATATATTTTAGATTTATTTATTATTTACCCACTCTATTAAATAATTTTACTTTATATTATCTACTACATATATCGTTACTTTTTATATAAAACAATATCTCTTTCTGATTGAAGTAAAGATTATTAAAAATTATGCTTATTTTAATTTATTTTCTCTTAATTTAAATCCATATATAATTATTAAGATAATAATAGATATACTTATCCAAATTAAAGATAAATCTATAAGGCTATTAGATTCAATTATCTTACCATTATCATATATTACTTTATTTTTATATGAAACTTGACTTTTTTCATAATTATAACTAAAATCTTTTTTTCTTCCATTACTATTTATAAAAACTTCTATTGAATATGCTTCCATAGCAGTATCTTTAGATTCATTTGGATAAATTACATCTAATTTTTTCATATTATTAGAAGTTAATTTATAAATCCCCCAAACTACTTTAAAGTGACTGTCTTCTTTATTCATTGATGCAATTATATAATCTCCTTCTTCTAATTTCCCATTTTCATTATTTTCGTCAAAATTAGAATATGTATTTACTTTTTCTACTTTTATATTGTCATCTTCATTTAAAAAAGCTCTTCTTTTTAATATGCTTATAATTCTATTTAATGGAGTCATTATTTGTCTTGATACTTCTACATTCATATATTCATCTTCTATATTTTTAATTTGCCCTACAATTAGTGCATCTTGGTCATTATTCATAAATCTATATAAAGCATCTGCTGCAAATACAGTGCCTTGTGATATTATCATAGTTACTATAAATATTATTAAAAAATTCTTAGTCTTTCTTTTCATATACTTATCCCCCAAAATTTATATATTTATAATTATATTATAAAAGTTCCGCTTATATAGTTATATTTTATGTGTTAAAAAAAATCACTACTTTTAAAAGCAGCAATTTTTATATTATACATTATATTATATTTTTATCTGCTCCAGCTGTTTTTCTTGTCCAAATATATATGCTTACTATGCTTGCTATAGTAAATAACATAATCCTAAATATTAGTTTATCCAAAACAAATATCACAGAAAATCCTATTGTAAGCCAGATTAAAAGTATTGCTTTTTTTTTAGCTTTTTTAGGTATGCCTTTGCCACTCATATAATCAGCTACATATGGAGCTAAGTATTTGTTATTTAATATAAATTCATACAACCTATCACTACTTTTAACAAAACAAGCTAAAGATAAGAGTAAAAAAGGAGTCGTAGGAAGAACTGGTAATATTATTCCTATTGTTCCAAACATTAAACTTAAGCTTCCTATTATAATTAAAATTATTTTTTTCATCCTATTTTCCTTTATATTTTTTTACTAATCTATTACACTCTCAGTATACTTATAATAATTTTCATTCGTGTTTATTGTATCATATTTTCTTAAATATTAAATTACAAAAAACCACTTTTCAATTGAAAAGTGGTTTTAAATTATTAATAATTTGATTGTTTTATTTCAAAATATGCTTCTGGATGGTTACAAACTGGACACATTTTTGGAGATTTTTCTCCTACATGTACATGACCACATTTACGACAATACCAACTTTGCTGATTTTCTTTTTTGAAAACTAATTCTTCTTTAACATTATCATAAAGTTTTAAATAACGTTCTTCATGATCTTTTTCTATTTCTGCTATTTTTTTAAATGCAATTGCTATTTTTTTAAATCCTTCTTCTTCAGCTATTTTTGCAAATTCAGGATATATAGCAATAAATTCTTCATGTTCTCCATCTGCAGCAGCTTTTAAGTTTTCAGCAGTAGTACCTACTTTACCTGCTGGGTATGTAGCCGTAATTTCAACATCTCCACCTTCTAAAAAACCAAAGAATATTTTTGCATGTTGATATTCATTTTCTGCTGTTTGTAAAAAGAAATCTGATATTTGTTCATATCCTTCTTTTTTTGCTTGTTTTGCAAACATTGTGTAACGATTTCTTGCTTGAGATTCTCCAGCAAATGCTTTTAGTAAATTTTGTTCTGTTTTAGTTCCTTTTAAATTTGACATTTTAATAAATTCCCCCTTAATTATATATATTTAACTCTAAAGACAATTTTTACATTTACCTTTAAAGTATAAATGCTTTTCATCAATTTGAAACCCTTTTAAAGTCCCATCTTTTAATTTTATATCTTCTACTTCAAAGTCATATACTCCTCCACAATCAGTACATTTAAAATGTCCATGGAATTTAATATCTGCATCATATCTTGTTTCATTCTCTTCTATTGTAATCATTGTAACAATGTCATTTTTCATAAATAAACTAAATGTGTTGTATATTGTTGTTTTAGATAATGTAGGTATTTCTTTTATTAAATCATTATATATTTTTTCTACAGTTGGATGATTTTTATTTTTTGATAAATATTCATATATTTTTATGCGTTGTAGTGAAGGTTTTATACCGTGTTCTTTTAAATAATCACTTGTACTAATCTCCATAATTTTTCCTTCATCTCCTTACATCGCTATTTGTTGTAATTATTTTAAATTTGTAACGATTACAATATAATGATAATATATTCTTATTAGTTTGTCAAGTATTTATTATACTTTATAATAAAATTACATACATTTCAAATTTCTTACCTATATAGTGACTTAATTTTATAATAACTCATATTATATTAAAAGATACAGATTAAAACTCAAATAATATTATACAGGAGGTATGTATTATGGAATCTTTCAAATCCTTCTCTGGAATTGTTGTTATGATTGATCATTTTTGGAGAGGTAGTTCTAATAAAGTAGGCTGTAATAAATTAGTTTCTGTACAAAATCCAAGTAGACAATTAGTAAATTTTGTGGTATCACCAGATACTTATTTTGTAAATAAAGTAATGGTGAATATAGGAGATAGAGTAAATGTGTTTTATGATGAAAACCAACCTACTCCTCTAATATTTCCTCCACAATTACAAGCATTAGTTATCAGTAAGCCTTCACAACTTCAAAATGTAAAAGTAGATTATTTTGATAGAAATTTAATAAGTAGTGATGGGACATTACAATTAAATGTTTCTCCATTTACTCAAATAATATTAGAAAATGGTCAAGTATTTTTAGGAGATATTACAAACCGAAATTTAATTGTTGTATATGGCCCTACAACAAAAAGTATACCACCACAAACTACACCTTATAAAATTATTGTAATGTGCTAGTATATAAGATAAGAACTGGTATACCAGTTCTTATCTTATTATAAATAATATACCTGCTCATACATCCATATTGTTTACTTCTCTTCATATCCCTTAGGATTTTCACTTTGCCATTTCCATGAATCCCTACACATATCTTCTAATGTTTTTTCACTAGACCAATCTAATTCTTTTTTTGCCTTTTCTGGATTTGCAAAGCAAGTTGCAATATCTCCTGCTCTTCTTTCTTTAATCTCATAAGGAATTTTTACTCCTGTAGCCTTTTCAAAATTCTTTACTACATCAAGTACACTATATCCCTTTCCTGTACCTAGATTATATGCATCTACTCCTGTTGTATTTAATACTTTTTCAAGTGCCTTTATATGTCCTTTGGCTAAATCTACTACATGTATATAATCTCTTACTCCTGTTCCATCATGAGTATCATAATCATTACCAAAAACAGATAATTTTTCTCTTTTACCTACTGCAACCTGAGTAATATAAGGCATCAAATTATTTGGTATTCCAGTTGGATCTTCACCTATTCTACCAGATTTATGAGCTCCTATTGGATTAAAGTATCTAAGAAGTGATATACTCCAGTCTTTATCTGATATATAAACATCTCTTAATATTTGTTCTATCATAAGTTTTGTACTACCATATGGATTTGTTGTACTAAGTGGTAAGTTTTCTGTTAAAGGGGACTCATTATTCATACCATACACTGTAGCTGATGAACTAAACACTATATTTTTCACATCATATTTATCCATAAGTTCACAAAGAATAAGAGTTCCTGTTATATTATTGTGATAATATTTTAATGGTATTTCTACTGATTCTCCTACTGCTTTAAGTCCTGCAAAATGAATTACTGAACTTATTTCATTTTCCTGAAATACCTTTTCTAAATTTTCTCTATCTAATAAATCTACTTCATAAAAATCAAAATCTTTATTTGTAAGTTCTTTAATTCTCTTTAAAACTTCAGGTTTGCTATTAGAGTAATTGTCTACTATTACTACTTCATAACCATCATTTAATAGCTCAACAACTGTATGACTTCCTATATAACCTGCTCCTCCTGTTACTAGTACTTTCATATTATCCCTCCAAAATTATTATATATATATATAATATCATAATTTTAATATATAATTAAAAAAAGATAGTTAAATAAACTTTAACTATCTTTTTTATATAAATTCCAACCTATAACTGCTGCTCCTAAAGCTCCAATTATTTGTGTATCTTCT
The Senegalia massiliensis genome window above contains:
- a CDS encoding Fur family transcriptional regulator: MEISTSDYLKEHGIKPSLQRIKIYEYLSKNKNHPTVEKIYNDLIKEIPTLSKTTIYNTFSLFMKNDIVTMITIEENETRYDADIKFHGHFKCTDCGGVYDFEVEDIKLKDGTLKGFQIDEKHLYFKGKCKNCL
- the galE gene encoding UDP-glucose 4-epimerase GalE, with translation MKVLVTGGAGYIGSHTVVELLNDGYEVVIVDNYSNSKPEVLKRIKELTNKDFDFYEVDLLDRENLEKVFQENEISSVIHFAGLKAVGESVEIPLKYYHNNITGTLILCELMDKYDVKNIVFSSSATVYGMNNESPLTENLPLSTTNPYGSTKLMIEQILRDVYISDKDWSISLLRYFNPIGAHKSGRIGEDPTGIPNNLMPYITQVAVGKREKLSVFGNDYDTHDGTGVRDYIHVVDLAKGHIKALEKVLNTTGVDAYNLGTGKGYSVLDVVKNFEKATGVKIPYEIKERRAGDIATCFANPEKAKKELDWSSEKTLEDMCRDSWKWQSENPKGYEEK
- a CDS encoding YbaN family protein; the encoded protein is MKKIILIIIGSLSLMFGTIGIILPVLPTTPFLLLSLACFVKSSDRLYEFILNNKYLAPYVADYMSGKGIPKKAKKKAILLIWLTIGFSVIFVLDKLIFRIMLFTIASIVSIYIWTRKTAGADKNII
- the rbr gene encoding rubrerythrin, producing MSNLKGTKTEQNLLKAFAGESQARNRYTMFAKQAKKEGYEQISDFFLQTAENEYQHAKIFFGFLEGGDVEITATYPAGKVGTTAENLKAAADGEHEEFIAIYPEFAKIAEEEGFKKIAIAFKKIAEIEKDHEERYLKLYDNVKEELVFKKENQQSWYCRKCGHVHVGEKSPKMCPVCNHPEAYFEIKQSNY